Proteins from a genomic interval of Indicator indicator isolate 239-I01 chromosome 1, UM_Iind_1.1, whole genome shotgun sequence:
- the CCDC90B gene encoding coiled-coil domain-containing protein 90B, mitochondrial has protein sequence MVTQAQQEITLQQIMAHLDSIRKDMVILEKSEFANLRAENEKMKIELDQVKQQLMNETGKIRADSKLDINLERSRVTDMFTDQERKLMEATTEFHKKDSSTNSVISEISNKIDTEIASLKTLMESNKLDTIRYLAASVFTCLAIALGFYRFWK, from the exons GAAATAACTTTACAGCAGATAATGGCACATCTGGACTCCATTCGGAAAGATATggtcatcctggagaaaagtgAATTTGCAAACTTGAGAGCAGAGAATGAG AAAATGAAAATTGAATTAGATCAAGTTAAACAGCAGCTAATG aaTGAAACTGGTAAAATCCGAGCCGACAGCAAGCTAGACATAAACCTGGAAAGGAGCAGAGTGACAGATATG TTTACAGACCAGGAGAGGAAACTGATGGAAGCAACTACAGAGTTTCATAAAAAA GATTCAAGCACCAACAGTGTTATCTCAGAGATCAGTAATAAAATTGACACTGAAATAGCTTCCTTAAAAACACTCATGGAATCCAATAAACTCGATACAATACGTTATCTGGCAG CTTCAGTGTTCACTTGCTTAGCAATAGCACTGGGATTTTACAGGTTCTGGAAATAG